ACCCTAGTTGATGTGAATTATCCTTTCTTGACCCCTCCGCATTAAGGAAATATCAAGACTTAAATAATAAATATCCACTCAACAAAATTGAGTGAGCATTTTTAAATTCAGATTAGAATTATAAATATAGAAAATATAAATGGCAAAAAAATGGGGGAAACATACTGttcttattttcaaaaaaaatttatatcctatttttcattaaaatattttatgtaacAATTAAGCCCAATAAAATTACTCTtatcttagttaaaattattatataaaatataattatagtAATATATCCTTTATCAACTCAttaaaattattcaaacttaattaaaataattttaattaaaaaaaatatttttacattacaagatgattttttttaatatttttcgaaAATAGGATAATCTCATTGTAAGAATAATCGATAAATAAATTTGGTAAATGGAAATTTGGACTTGATTAGCTTTCAATACAATaggattaattaatattttcaagtGACTTAATTGAAACGTGGGCTTTTTGAAAAGGCGGAGACCCGGAACACTAAACCCTAAGTTAAGAACCGGTACGACGATGCTCCGGCGGCGGCCGCCAAGTTTCAAGCATCGCCGGGGACCGCGGAAGCCCTCTCCCACGCATACGCCGATCCCTCTCCTCGAGGAGCTCAAGTCCACCGCTGACCCCGCCGCCGCCCTCCGCCTCCTTCAGCACGCTGACCCCGACCTGCTCTCCTACCCCGTTTGCTCCTCCCTCCTCTACCGCCTCGCGAAGGCGCGCCTCGTCCCGGAGATCGACTCCCTCCTCGCCCTCCTTCGCGCTCACCGCGTGCCCTGCAAGGAAGCCGCCTTCAACTCCCTCATCCGCCGCTTCGGTAGCGACGGCCTCCCTGACCGCGCCGTCGATCTCTTCCACGCCCTCCGCTCCTTCGAGTTTTGCACCTCCACCCCCTCCGTCCAATCCCTCAACTCCGCCCTCGCCGCCCTCGTCGAGAATTGCCGGCTCGAGCAGGCGAGAGCTCTTCTCGCGCAGTCTGCCGCCACGTTCGGCCTCCGCGCCAACGCCGTCTCCTACAACATCCTCATACAAGGCTGCTGCGCGGCCGAGGGATCCTCCAGCGCGCGGCTCCTGTTCGACGAAATGCTCCAGAAGGGGATCCGCCCCACCGTGGTCACCTACAACGTCCTCATCGGGCATTCCGCCAAAAACGGCGACTTGGGAACCGGCGCGAGGTTGAAGGAGGAGATGGTGCGGAGAGGAGTCCAGCCCAACGCTATCACCTTCGCGTTGCTGATGGACGCCCTGTGCCGGGAGGGCAACTACGCCGCGGCGAAGAAGATGATGTTCGACATGGAGTACCAGGGGTGCAAAGCGGGGCTCGTCAACTACGGCGTGCTGGTGAGCGACCGAGGGCGTAGGGGCGACCTCGACGGCGTGAGGGCGCTGCTGGCCGAGATGAAGCGGAGGAAGCTGAAGCCGGACGTGCCCATCTACGGCGCGCTGATCAACTACCTGTGCGGCGCGGGGCGGACAGCGGAGGCGTACGCGGTGCTGGTGGAGATGCAGGTGGAGGGAGGTTGCGAGCCCAACGCCGCGGCGTACCGCATGATGGCGGACGGCGCGTGCCGAGCGGGGGACTTCGAGATGGCGTCGCGGGTGGTGACGGCGATGCTGGCCAGCAGGCATTGCCCGCGCGAGGAGACCTTCAGGTGCTTGATGAATGGCCTGTGCGGCATCGGGAAGGTGGAGGCGGCGTGCTCGGTGCTGGAGGAGATGGCGAGGAGGGAAATGGAACTGGACGGGAATGGCTGGAAGGCCTTGGTGGAAGCTACTTTGGTACCGGCcgaaccaaaaaaaaaacaactcaaCCCGGTCCAATTCAATTCGACCCAAACCGTGACCCTCTGAACCGGGTTTAGACCCTTATCACCAGGTTTATTAAGACGAATCAAGGATGAGAAATAAGTTCAATACAGATTGGACACTCAAATCTTCAACACACGCCTGAAAAGAGTCTCATCATCTAAATCAGTGAAATGAGAAACTGGGGAAGAGTTGCAAACAGTGTTGGCATACCTCTTCCATGTCCTAAAAAGTTGATAGCGAATGGACCGGCAGCCCGAGTTTGGGTAAGCtgaaacttgtttgtttgacagGCAATGTTTTCATCCTGCTTCATTCATAGTGGTTTCAAGGCCACCGACATGGCAAAGCTCTTCCAGCTCCGACCCCTAATTAGGCACTTACTGGTTAATGCTAGATTTAAGCATCACATTATTTCCGTGATTAATCCAAAAGGTGAAGAAATTATTATTGATACAGGGAGCATCAGACGATTcaatttgagttttgataatgacaatgaGTTCTAAGTTAAGTATTATCATTATTCGAACAAGTTAAACAATAAAATCTTTGTCCAGTAGATTGGGCAAACTTTTGGCGGATCAAGGACGttaggcaaaatcctagagtcgagggtgctaaatgaaaatcctgggggtcgcGGACattaggtgaaagactggatggaTTGTGAAATGGGCTTCCAGCACAAAGTCCTGATgtttcgaacgctgagcaaaagtcaagAGGGTCTAGATGACCGatctagcaaaaggtaatttcttctgaaaggagtaggtgaggacgtgctcTCCGAAGAGGAAAACAGTAAGTGTCGGTCTGACTTAGAGttttagcgaaactcaaagtcaagatcAGACAGTCCAAAGGTTGTCCAATTcatattttatttcttgtactaaTCTTTTTTTGTAGGAAAACTTGCCTGaattaactctttttttttttgtaggatAGCAAGGCTGGAAAAGATAGTGGTCTGGGCACCTGGGAGGGATCTGGGCGTCCAAGaatggtccaggcgctcggagtcgGATCGACCAGGCGCCCTCAAGTGGTGAGCTGGCGCACTCCGGTTGGTTGACCTACATCACAGTCTAGGTGCTCAGGGgtgatccaagcgcccggagttgGATAACTTTTACCGGATTGAATTTCGAGGAGAGCACATCACGTTAGCCCTGTGGGGCGCCTAGGGAAGGTTCTAGGCACTTGgagtgggctataaaaggaggatttGACTAGCACCTCAAACACATCATTTTAAACGTCTTCCGCTCTTGCTCGCTGCTCTGGAAACGACTCGAAGACGCTCAAATGCTGCTCCGACAATCGACGAACGAATTTCTACCAATTCTCTTCTTGTCAGTAACTTTATTTGATAgcaattataatttaaatttgtaaTCTGTTTCGAGCTATTAGTATTTACCCACCGAAATCACTCTCACATACAGGTCTTCGAGTAAGAGTCATCA
This genomic stretch from Zingiber officinale cultivar Zhangliang chromosome 7A, Zo_v1.1, whole genome shotgun sequence harbors:
- the LOC122001604 gene encoding pentatricopeptide repeat-containing protein At1g07740, mitochondrial-like, whose protein sequence is MLRRRPPSFKHRRGPRKPSPTHTPIPLLEELKSTADPAAALRLLQHADPDLLSYPVCSSLLYRLAKARLVPEIDSLLALLRAHRVPCKEAAFNSLIRRFGSDGLPDRAVDLFHALRSFEFCTSTPSVQSLNSALAALVENCRLEQARALLAQSAATFGLRANAVSYNILIQGCCAAEGSSSARLLFDEMLQKGIRPTVVTYNVLIGHSAKNGDLGTGARLKEEMVRRGVQPNAITFALLMDALCREGNYAAAKKMMFDMEYQGCKAGLVNYGVLVSDRGRRGDLDGVRALLAEMKRRKLKPDVPIYGALINYLCGAGRTAEAYAVLVEMQVEGGCEPNAAAYRMMADGACRAGDFEMASRVVTAMLASRHCPREETFRCLMNGLCGIGKVEAACSVLEEMARREMELDGNGWKALVEATLVPAEPKKKQLNPVQFNSTQTVTL